The following coding sequences are from one Rathayibacter sp. SW19 window:
- a CDS encoding CDP-alcohol phosphatidyltransferase family protein has translation MSNEPPTADHETGPDVTGRGARPRSIAELRAVAQPPEVRSRANAEHWTASLYLRDLSPYLTWMLLKTRISANGVTGLMILVGWSTAAALLIPGIWGALIALVLGQLQMLVDCCDGEVARWRGTSSPAGVFLDKVGHYSTEALIPLVLGIRAAAYPFLVPADYLWTTLGTLLALIIVLNKALNDMVHVARANAGLVKLADTRSASAPTNGVVAKLRKAARFVPFHRLYHSVELTILAFITAVVGLFVGQELASRVLVAVLVPLALLSLIGHFVAIMASNRVRS, from the coding sequence ATGTCGAACGAGCCGCCGACGGCCGACCACGAGACGGGGCCTGACGTGACCGGGCGGGGTGCCAGACCGCGGTCGATCGCGGAGCTGCGGGCGGTGGCACAGCCGCCCGAGGTGCGCTCGCGCGCCAACGCCGAGCACTGGACGGCGTCGCTGTATCTGCGCGACCTTTCTCCTTACCTGACCTGGATGCTGCTGAAGACGCGCATCTCTGCGAACGGTGTCACGGGGTTGATGATTCTGGTCGGCTGGTCCACCGCCGCGGCGCTCCTGATCCCCGGCATCTGGGGCGCGCTGATTGCTCTGGTCCTCGGCCAGTTGCAGATGCTGGTCGACTGCTGCGACGGTGAGGTCGCCCGGTGGCGCGGCACATCCTCACCTGCGGGCGTGTTCCTCGACAAAGTCGGGCATTACTCGACGGAGGCGCTGATCCCGCTGGTGCTCGGGATCCGCGCGGCTGCCTACCCGTTCCTGGTGCCGGCTGATTACCTGTGGACAACACTCGGCACTCTGCTCGCTCTGATCATCGTGCTGAACAAGGCGCTCAACGACATGGTGCACGTGGCCCGGGCGAATGCCGGGTTGGTGAAGCTCGCCGACACGCGCAGCGCGTCCGCTCCGACCAACGGCGTCGTCGCCAAGCTGCGGAAAGCGGCGCGTTTCGTTCCGTTCCACCGGCTGTATCACTCGGTGGAGTTGACGATCCTCGCGTTCATCACGGCCGTCGTCGGCCTGTTCGTCGGTCAGGAACTGGCCAGTCGTGTGCTCGTCGCCGTGCTCGTGCCACTGGCGCTGCTGTCACTGATTGGGCACTTCGTTGCGATCATGGCGTCGAACCGTGTCCGGTCCTGA
- a CDS encoding AbrB/MazE/SpoVT family DNA-binding domain-containing protein, with protein MRGKIVKIGNSQGVRIPKSILVQAHLTGELDMTIVDDGLLLTPVVEPDTGLSLMLASREALSDWERPEEDAAWAFLQ; from the coding sequence ATGAGAGGCAAAATCGTGAAAATCGGCAATTCGCAGGGGGTGCGCATTCCCAAATCGATATTGGTGCAAGCGCACCTCACCGGCGAACTGGACATGACAATCGTCGACGACGGGCTTTTGCTGACCCCTGTGGTGGAGCCGGACACTGGGCTTTCGCTCATGCTCGCATCGCGCGAGGCGCTCAGTGATTGGGAGCGCCCGGAGGAGGATGCGGCGTGGGCATTCCTGCAGTAG
- a CDS encoding glycosyltransferase family 2 protein — protein MGGAAGGGARPPVSVGVVVLTQGKRPDELARGIRSIFSQENVTLDVVVVGNGWDPADAHPSLPAAAKTLKLEENLGIPAGRNRGVPLVSGEYLFFLDDDASLPSTGFLRTATALIEADRGIGLVQPRVVDPSGSTSPRRWVPRIRKGEATQSSNVFSCWEGAVLLPRAVFDATGGWADPFFYAHEGIELAWRVWDQGKRAWYAGELTANHPAIEPTRHAYYYRLNARNRVWLARRNLPAVFMPLYVGAWTGIQVLRWARRPAALRAWFGGWREGWRTDPGERRPIRWRTVWRMTLAGRPPIV, from the coding sequence GTGGGCGGTGCGGCTGGCGGCGGTGCGCGCCCTCCGGTCTCGGTCGGGGTCGTGGTGCTCACCCAGGGCAAGCGTCCGGATGAGCTGGCGCGAGGAATCCGGAGTATATTCTCTCAAGAGAATGTGACGCTCGACGTCGTGGTCGTCGGCAACGGCTGGGACCCGGCAGATGCGCATCCCTCGCTTCCCGCTGCGGCCAAGACGCTGAAGCTTGAGGAGAACCTCGGCATCCCGGCGGGCCGGAATCGGGGCGTGCCGCTGGTGTCTGGCGAGTATCTGTTCTTTCTCGACGACGATGCGTCGCTCCCGAGCACGGGATTCCTGCGCACGGCGACCGCACTCATCGAGGCCGATCGCGGCATCGGACTGGTGCAGCCGCGTGTCGTGGACCCGAGTGGCAGTACGTCACCGCGGCGTTGGGTACCCCGCATCCGAAAAGGCGAGGCGACCCAGTCGAGTAATGTGTTCTCGTGCTGGGAGGGCGCTGTGCTGTTGCCGCGCGCGGTGTTCGATGCCACAGGCGGCTGGGCGGACCCGTTCTTCTATGCCCACGAAGGCATAGAGCTGGCGTGGCGAGTGTGGGATCAGGGCAAGCGTGCCTGGTATGCGGGGGAGTTGACAGCGAATCACCCGGCGATCGAGCCGACCCGGCACGCATACTACTACCGGCTCAATGCCCGAAACCGGGTGTGGTTGGCGCGGCGTAATCTGCCCGCCGTGTTCATGCCGCTTTATGTCGGAGCGTGGACCGGCATCCAGGTGCTGCGCTGGGCGCGCCGCCCGGCAGCGCTTCGGGCGTGGTTCGGCGGCTGGCGCGAGGGTTGGCGCACCGACCCGGGGGAACGGCGGCCGATCCGCTGGCGCACCGTCTGGCGGATGACGCTCGCCGGCCGCCCGCCGATCGTTTGA
- a CDS encoding glycosyltransferase family 2 protein has protein sequence MAQVSDEGTLPGVSYVMPVLNEVAHVRDAVDSLLAQDYAGPFEVALALGPSIDGTTELVTELSQADSRIRILDNEIGSTPSGLNIAINASRYPIVIRVDAHSVLPPEYARIAVETILRTDADNVGGVMDAQGTTPFERAVAHAYGSALGLGGTKLHRGGEEGPAETVYLGVFKRSSLFDAGLFNEEIKRGQDWELNRRLRSSGGTVWFTPKLSVVYRPRASMSSLARQFLSTGLWRGELARRFPEANGIRYFAPPIMVLGVVVGLILGIIGIVQANVGATPWLLIGFVAPAFYLLLVVAAALAASPALGVRATLWYLLVLPCIHFCWGIGFVLGIFALTPNISAHTGR, from the coding sequence ATGGCGCAAGTGAGTGACGAGGGCACGCTGCCCGGAGTCTCTTACGTCATGCCCGTTCTGAATGAGGTCGCCCATGTGCGCGACGCGGTCGACAGCCTCCTAGCGCAGGATTATGCCGGGCCATTCGAGGTCGCTCTGGCCCTCGGCCCGAGCATCGACGGCACCACAGAATTGGTGACGGAGCTCTCTCAGGCCGATTCGCGCATCCGCATTCTTGACAATGAGATTGGGTCGACGCCTTCCGGGTTGAATATCGCGATCAATGCGTCGCGCTACCCGATTGTGATCAGGGTCGACGCGCACTCGGTGCTTCCGCCGGAATATGCGCGTATCGCGGTCGAAACGATCCTGCGAACGGATGCCGACAATGTCGGCGGCGTCATGGATGCTCAGGGCACGACCCCGTTCGAGCGTGCGGTTGCGCACGCTTACGGTAGCGCCCTCGGGCTGGGGGGCACGAAACTTCACCGTGGTGGCGAAGAGGGCCCTGCGGAGACCGTCTATCTCGGCGTATTCAAGCGCTCCAGCCTGTTCGACGCAGGCCTCTTCAACGAGGAAATCAAGCGCGGCCAGGACTGGGAACTGAATCGCCGCCTGCGCAGCAGCGGCGGCACAGTGTGGTTCACGCCGAAGCTGAGCGTCGTTTATCGCCCGCGCGCCAGCATGAGCAGCCTGGCCCGCCAGTTCCTCTCGACAGGGCTGTGGCGCGGCGAACTGGCGCGGCGCTTTCCCGAGGCCAACGGCATCCGTTATTTCGCTCCGCCGATCATGGTGCTCGGTGTCGTGGTCGGCCTGATCCTCGGCATCATCGGAATCGTGCAGGCGAACGTCGGCGCGACGCCGTGGCTTCTGATCGGATTCGTTGCCCCGGCCTTCTACCTGCTGCTGGTCGTCGCGGCTGCGCTCGCCGCTAGCCCGGCGCTCGGGGTCCGGGCGACGCTCTGGTATCTGCTTGTCTTGCCCTGCATCCACTTTTGCTGGGGTATCGGTTTCGTGCTCGGTATCTTCGCACTTACGCCCAATATCTCCGCGCACACGGGAAGGTAA
- a CDS encoding trypsin-like peptidase domain-containing protein, which yields MTDTPNDPVNAPEPEAAAGSTDQPEAQTPDTTTDQQQSVPPTADAAPPAPPATPASATSAAAPQSSVPQVSWAAPLSTPQPTAVQPTVPQPTAAQPTSSQPTAAQPTVPQPTVGQPAQQAPVAQQTGQPQPAQPPVAQPPAPYYGNGAFGQPGQPAQPAYASEHPYANQEQPYAQQYSTQPTQPILGAAPATTAAEKQPKKRGVGMLVAALAIGALIGGASGAGVMGIVQASQNGSAKPASSTGAENITVNNASDATPVTAVAAKASPSVVTISVSGSQAAGTGSGVILSADGYVLTNTHVVTLDGETANPTIQVQDNNGHLYTAKLIGTDPVVDLAVIKLNDASGMTPATFADSSKLNVGDRAVAIGAPLGLAGTVTDGIVSALNRSIQIASSAAPKNDQQSQGNGSTDNPFNLWNFDLPGQGGSSQTPNATTGTISLPVIQTDAAINPGNSGGALLNSKGEVIGINVAIASASSSSSSSGQTGSIGVGFAIPSDLASRVSSELIKNGKATHGLLGASVKDASSSASSTTVGATIASVSSGGAAAKAGLQAGDVVTNFNGIPITSSSDITAQVRYLAAGSSAKLTYVRDGKPFTVDVTLGTLAQ from the coding sequence ATGACTGACACCCCGAACGACCCCGTCAACGCACCGGAGCCCGAGGCAGCAGCCGGATCAACGGATCAGCCAGAGGCACAGACGCCGGACACCACGACTGATCAGCAACAGTCGGTTCCACCAACGGCGGATGCTGCGCCCCCCGCGCCGCCCGCAACTCCTGCATCCGCAACCTCCGCAGCTGCTCCGCAGTCTTCCGTTCCGCAGGTGTCGTGGGCGGCGCCCCTGAGTACGCCGCAGCCGACGGCAGTTCAGCCGACAGTGCCGCAGCCTACGGCCGCGCAGCCAACGTCATCGCAGCCGACTGCCGCTCAGCCCACAGTGCCGCAGCCTACGGTCGGCCAGCCTGCACAACAAGCGCCAGTCGCGCAGCAGACCGGCCAACCGCAGCCCGCCCAACCCCCGGTCGCGCAGCCGCCCGCCCCGTACTACGGCAATGGCGCCTTCGGTCAGCCGGGCCAGCCAGCCCAGCCGGCCTACGCATCCGAGCACCCATACGCAAACCAGGAGCAGCCGTACGCGCAGCAGTATTCGACTCAACCGACGCAGCCGATTCTCGGCGCAGCACCCGCGACCACGGCTGCGGAGAAGCAGCCGAAGAAGCGCGGCGTCGGAATGCTCGTCGCCGCACTTGCGATCGGGGCGCTGATCGGTGGCGCATCCGGTGCAGGTGTGATGGGAATCGTCCAGGCGAGCCAGAACGGTTCGGCCAAGCCGGCCAGTTCGACGGGTGCTGAGAACATCACCGTCAACAACGCAAGTGATGCCACTCCAGTGACTGCAGTCGCGGCAAAGGCCTCACCGAGCGTCGTGACGATTTCCGTCTCTGGCTCGCAGGCCGCAGGCACCGGCTCTGGCGTCATCTTGAGCGCCGACGGCTACGTGCTGACGAACACGCACGTCGTCACGCTCGACGGCGAGACTGCCAACCCGACCATCCAGGTGCAAGACAACAACGGCCACCTGTACACGGCGAAGCTGATCGGCACCGACCCGGTCGTGGACCTTGCGGTCATCAAGCTGAATGACGCGAGCGGCATGACACCCGCGACGTTCGCAGACTCGAGCAAGCTCAATGTCGGTGACCGCGCCGTTGCCATCGGTGCTCCGTTGGGCCTCGCCGGCACGGTGACGGATGGCATCGTCAGCGCGCTGAACCGAAGCATCCAGATCGCGTCGTCGGCAGCGCCGAAGAACGACCAGCAGTCGCAAGGAAATGGCAGCACCGACAATCCGTTCAACCTGTGGAACTTTGATCTGCCGGGTCAGGGCGGCTCGAGCCAAACTCCGAACGCCACGACGGGTACGATCTCGCTGCCCGTAATCCAGACGGATGCTGCCATCAACCCGGGCAACTCCGGCGGCGCGCTGCTGAACTCGAAAGGTGAGGTCATCGGTATCAACGTCGCGATCGCAAGCGCCAGCTCGAGCAGTTCGAGCAGCGGGCAGACCGGTAGCATCGGCGTCGGCTTCGCGATTCCATCAGATCTCGCAAGCCGCGTATCCTCCGAGTTGATCAAGAACGGCAAGGCCACCCACGGCCTGCTCGGTGCGAGCGTGAAGGATGCCTCGAGTTCGGCCTCCAGCACGACAGTCGGCGCGACCATCGCGTCGGTCAGCAGCGGCGGCGCCGCAGCGAAGGCGGGCCTGCAAGCGGGCGACGTCGTAACGAACTTCAACGGGATTCCGATTACGAGTTCGTCCGACATCACCGCGCAGGTGCGCTACCTCGCAGCCGGGTCGAGCGCCAAGCTCACCTACGTGCGCGACGGCAAGCCGTTCACGGTGGATGTCACGCTCGGCACGCTGGCCCAGTAG
- a CDS encoding type II toxin-antitoxin system PemK/MazF family toxin produces MGIPAVGDIVVVPFSFSDGSAVKMRPALIVAAADHRDAIVCQLTSRAYSSKQAIAITEVDFAAGRLPLDSFVRPEKLFTASYSSIGDTLAVLHPSTIASVRNTIAKLFTD; encoded by the coding sequence GTGGGCATTCCTGCAGTAGGCGACATCGTGGTCGTACCGTTTTCGTTCTCGGACGGATCCGCCGTCAAGATGCGCCCCGCGCTCATCGTTGCCGCCGCCGATCATCGTGATGCGATCGTGTGCCAGCTGACTTCGCGAGCCTACTCGAGTAAACAAGCAATCGCGATCACCGAGGTTGACTTTGCAGCCGGACGACTACCGCTCGACAGTTTTGTGCGGCCCGAGAAGCTGTTCACCGCAAGTTATTCTTCGATCGGCGACACGCTCGCCGTGTTGCACCCATCGACGATCGCATCGGTGCGAAACACGATCGCGAAGTTATTCACCGACTGA
- a CDS encoding DEAD/DEAH box helicase → MTVSPASAQSAPENLPHKPASGITALLAEYARLARDTHEKGLLFERLIAQFLRTDPLYSARFDEVWLWQDWPGRDGKVDTGIDLVARERYTGKLCAIQCKFYASDHYLQKSDIDSFFTASGKAGFSSRAIVSTTNRWSKHAEDAIADQQINTFRIGLDELEASDIDWSQFSIEQPEQMHREPLKELREHQLEALRDVKAGFDNADRGKLIMACGTGKTFTSLRIAEQLTPPGGSVLFLVPSIALLSQTLREWAAQQVLPQRAFAICSDTKVGKRSEDYSVSDLAFPATTNAVSLLAAANEGGPDDGLTVYFSTYQSIGVVADAQQSGLPAFDLVICDEAHRTTGVTLAGDAESAFVRVHDENYIRTRKRLYMTATPKLYGDAVKSKASEKLAVVVSMDDESRFGPTFHRLGFGAAVERGLLSDYRVLVLAVDEGAIGANFQQEFAQQGELNIPDAARIVGIYNGLAKRGVQGLGPWPGDIAPMRRAVAFSRSIKDSQKVSSMLDGFAGGPVASGVPAFPTTTEQERLDEATENADASGRAIAAKATAQPLGIRSQHVDGTMNVLVRNEKLDWLKAETDADENSCRILTNARCLSEGVDVPALDAVIFLNSRDSQVDVVQSVGRVMRRAEGKDYGYIILPIAVPAGESPEQALNDNAKYKVVWDVLRALRAHDERFEAKIEQLDLNRRSDDQIQAIAVTDWHRDGEGAGHDSPDSMSVPLNWAALGADWTDAIYAKIVDKVGERDYWENWARNVAEIAARQQARIRNLVTGSDERIRTEFQAFVGGLQDNLNPSITDKDAIEALSQHLITLPVFDALFQDYSFSDNNPVSQVMQRMVDALEGTNVASERDELDAFYASVRRTVSGITDVAGKQTTIKRLYEKFFSGAFRDTSNRLGIVYTPNEIVDFILHSADDLLRSEFGTSLSDEGVHVLDPFTGTGTFIVRLLQSGLIKASDLVRKYRYELHANEIVLLAYYVAAVNIEETFHGIVGASRGAHAEHYETDRYEPFPGIVLTDTFQSSEDDDELDDHGVFGDNNDRVKAQNALKIHVIVGNPPYSSGQDSANDNNQNLKYPYLDKRIAETYAARSTATLKNSLYDSYIRAIRWASDRIGDRGIVAFVSNGGFLDGNTADGLRKSLTDEFSSLYVFNLRGNARTSGEQRRKEKDGVFGEGSRATVSISLLVKNPDAAQHGVLHYRDIGDYLTRKQKLGLIAEYGSVDGVSWDVLDPNEAGDWLDQRDAVFGSFRTLSERTGPGVGIFSAYSGGLKTNRDAWVFNASRECLEANAERTISFFNSQAHSATGNGPVTEDSLDRDTTKISWSSSLIPRALRRDALGFDRQNCRVAAYRPFNKQWLYFSADLNDRRGILPKIFPRADRANLGIFVISPGETSDFASLVTDAVPDLHYLATGQFFPRYTYEARSEQPSLFDDGEPYTRVDNITDEIVAEYRALYGSQTTKDDIFYFVYGLLHSPDYRTTYAADLKKMLPRIPKLSAASDFWAFAKAGRELADLHLEYESVEPYPLEIVVSRRPRAASSTTNAVAPSLVEERREERAARLETPAPNPSASDLTGVDLRVEKTRFGGKAGAWDKSTIRYNDQITLSGIPPETHEYLLGSRSALEWILERYQVKTD, encoded by the coding sequence GTGACCGTTTCTCCGGCTTCGGCGCAGAGCGCACCAGAAAACTTGCCCCACAAGCCCGCAAGCGGCATCACCGCCTTACTCGCCGAATACGCGCGTCTCGCTCGTGACACTCACGAGAAGGGGTTGCTGTTCGAGCGGTTGATTGCGCAGTTCCTGCGCACTGATCCGTTGTATTCTGCGCGATTCGACGAGGTGTGGTTGTGGCAGGATTGGCCAGGCCGCGATGGCAAGGTCGACACCGGTATCGACCTCGTTGCTCGGGAGCGGTACACGGGCAAGCTCTGTGCGATCCAGTGCAAGTTCTACGCGTCCGATCACTATCTGCAGAAGAGCGATATCGATTCGTTCTTCACCGCGTCGGGTAAGGCGGGGTTCTCCTCGCGCGCCATCGTCTCCACGACGAACCGTTGGTCGAAGCACGCGGAAGACGCGATCGCCGATCAGCAGATCAACACGTTCCGGATCGGTCTGGACGAGCTGGAAGCCAGCGACATCGACTGGTCGCAGTTCAGCATCGAGCAGCCCGAGCAGATGCACCGGGAGCCGCTCAAGGAGTTGCGCGAGCACCAACTCGAAGCGCTGCGTGACGTGAAGGCCGGATTCGACAATGCCGACCGCGGCAAACTGATCATGGCATGCGGCACGGGCAAGACGTTCACGAGCCTGCGAATCGCGGAGCAGCTGACCCCGCCCGGTGGGTCCGTGCTGTTCCTGGTCCCCTCAATCGCGTTGCTGTCGCAGACGCTACGCGAGTGGGCGGCGCAACAGGTGCTGCCGCAGCGCGCATTCGCGATCTGCTCAGACACGAAGGTCGGCAAAAGGTCCGAGGACTATTCGGTCAGCGACCTCGCCTTCCCGGCCACGACGAATGCAGTCTCGCTGCTGGCAGCCGCAAACGAGGGCGGGCCGGATGACGGTCTGACCGTCTATTTCTCCACCTATCAGTCGATCGGCGTGGTGGCGGATGCTCAACAGTCCGGCCTGCCCGCGTTCGACCTGGTCATCTGCGACGAGGCACACCGCACGACGGGCGTGACCCTCGCCGGCGACGCCGAGTCTGCATTCGTGCGCGTGCACGACGAGAACTACATTCGCACCCGCAAACGCCTCTACATGACCGCGACCCCGAAACTGTACGGGGACGCGGTCAAGTCGAAGGCATCCGAAAAGCTCGCCGTGGTGGTCAGCATGGACGACGAGTCCCGCTTCGGTCCGACCTTCCATCGCCTCGGCTTCGGCGCAGCGGTGGAGCGCGGCCTGCTTTCGGACTACCGCGTGCTCGTGCTGGCAGTCGACGAAGGAGCGATCGGGGCGAACTTCCAACAAGAGTTCGCTCAGCAAGGCGAGTTGAACATTCCGGATGCCGCCCGCATCGTCGGCATCTACAACGGCCTGGCCAAACGTGGTGTGCAGGGTTTGGGGCCGTGGCCGGGAGATATCGCGCCGATGCGCCGCGCGGTCGCGTTCAGCCGGTCGATCAAGGATTCACAGAAGGTCTCCTCGATGCTGGACGGCTTCGCCGGCGGCCCGGTCGCATCCGGTGTGCCTGCCTTCCCGACCACGACTGAGCAGGAACGCCTCGACGAGGCGACCGAGAATGCGGATGCGTCGGGTCGCGCGATCGCCGCCAAGGCGACCGCCCAGCCGCTCGGCATCCGCTCGCAGCATGTGGACGGCACGATGAACGTCCTCGTCCGCAATGAGAAGCTGGACTGGCTGAAGGCCGAGACCGACGCGGATGAGAACAGTTGCCGCATCCTGACGAACGCGCGTTGCCTGTCGGAGGGGGTGGATGTTCCGGCGTTGGATGCGGTGATCTTCCTGAACTCGCGGGACAGTCAGGTCGATGTGGTGCAGTCCGTCGGCCGGGTGATGCGCCGCGCTGAGGGCAAGGATTACGGCTACATCATCCTGCCGATCGCCGTTCCAGCCGGGGAAAGCCCGGAGCAGGCGCTGAACGACAACGCGAAATACAAGGTCGTCTGGGATGTGTTGCGCGCGCTGCGGGCGCACGATGAACGGTTCGAGGCGAAGATCGAACAGTTGGACCTGAACCGGCGCAGCGACGACCAGATCCAGGCGATCGCGGTCACCGACTGGCACCGCGACGGCGAAGGGGCGGGCCACGACAGCCCGGACTCGATGTCAGTGCCGTTGAACTGGGCTGCGCTCGGCGCGGATTGGACCGATGCGATCTACGCGAAGATCGTCGACAAGGTCGGCGAACGCGATTATTGGGAGAACTGGGCCCGCAACGTTGCGGAGATCGCCGCCCGGCAGCAGGCACGCATCCGCAACCTGGTAACCGGGTCGGATGAGCGCATCCGCACCGAGTTTCAGGCTTTCGTCGGCGGCCTGCAGGACAACCTGAACCCGTCGATCACCGACAAGGATGCGATCGAGGCACTCTCCCAGCATCTGATCACTCTGCCCGTCTTCGACGCCCTGTTCCAGGACTACTCCTTCAGCGACAACAACCCGGTCTCCCAGGTCATGCAGCGCATGGTCGACGCGCTCGAGGGCACCAACGTCGCAAGCGAACGCGACGAACTCGATGCGTTCTACGCGAGCGTGCGCCGCACCGTTTCCGGCATTACGGATGTCGCGGGCAAGCAAACCACCATCAAGCGGCTCTACGAGAAATTCTTCTCCGGTGCGTTCCGCGACACCAGCAACCGGCTCGGCATCGTGTATACCCCTAACGAGATCGTGGACTTCATCCTGCACAGCGCCGACGACCTGCTGCGGAGCGAGTTCGGCACGTCGTTGTCGGACGAGGGTGTGCACGTGCTCGACCCGTTCACCGGAACCGGCACGTTTATTGTGCGGCTTCTGCAATCCGGGCTGATCAAGGCGTCGGATCTCGTACGAAAATATCGGTACGAACTGCACGCGAACGAGATCGTGCTGCTGGCCTACTACGTGGCCGCGGTGAACATCGAGGAGACTTTCCACGGTATTGTCGGCGCGTCTCGCGGCGCGCATGCTGAGCACTATGAGACGGACAGGTATGAGCCGTTTCCCGGCATCGTGCTCACCGACACGTTTCAATCCTCGGAGGACGACGACGAGCTCGACGACCACGGTGTCTTCGGCGACAACAACGACCGCGTGAAGGCACAGAACGCCCTTAAGATTCATGTGATCGTCGGCAACCCGCCGTACTCCTCCGGCCAGGACAGCGCCAACGACAACAACCAGAACCTCAAATACCCCTACCTGGACAAGCGGATCGCCGAAACCTATGCCGCACGGTCGACCGCCACGTTGAAGAACAGCCTCTACGACTCGTACATTCGCGCTATCCGCTGGGCAAGCGACCGCATTGGGGATCGCGGTATCGTCGCCTTCGTCTCCAACGGCGGCTTCCTCGACGGCAACACAGCCGACGGGCTTCGCAAGAGTCTGACCGATGAGTTCAGCTCGCTGTATGTGTTCAACCTGCGCGGTAACGCCCGCACCTCGGGCGAGCAGCGCCGCAAGGAGAAGGACGGAGTCTTCGGCGAAGGCAGCCGCGCGACCGTCTCGATCTCACTGCTCGTCAAGAATCCGGATGCTGCCCAGCACGGCGTGCTCCACTACCGCGACATCGGCGACTACCTAACGCGTAAGCAAAAGCTTGGGCTGATTGCCGAATACGGCAGCGTCGACGGCGTGTCGTGGGATGTTCTCGACCCCAACGAAGCAGGCGACTGGCTCGACCAACGTGATGCCGTCTTTGGCTCATTCCGCACACTCTCGGAGAGAACAGGGCCAGGCGTGGGGATCTTTTCAGCCTACTCGGGAGGTCTCAAGACGAACCGGGATGCGTGGGTGTTCAACGCCTCACGGGAATGTCTCGAAGCAAATGCCGAGCGCACGATCAGCTTCTTCAATAGCCAGGCTCACTCTGCGACTGGGAACGGACCAGTGACCGAGGATAGCCTTGACCGCGATACGACCAAGATAAGTTGGTCTTCGAGCCTGATTCCACGCGCGCTTCGGAGAGACGCATTGGGGTTCGATCGGCAGAACTGTCGCGTCGCCGCATATCGTCCCTTCAACAAACAGTGGCTCTACTTCAGCGCGGATCTCAATGATCGTCGTGGAATCCTGCCAAAGATTTTTCCGAGGGCAGACCGCGCGAACCTTGGCATCTTTGTGATTTCCCCGGGGGAAACAAGCGATTTCGCATCACTTGTGACCGACGCCGTCCCGGACCTGCATTACCTAGCGACCGGCCAGTTCTTTCCGCGCTACACCTACGAGGCGAGAAGCGAACAGCCGAGCCTGTTCGATGACGGTGAGCCGTACACGCGGGTCGACAACATCACCGATGAGATCGTCGCCGAGTACCGTGCGCTGTACGGGTCACAGACGACCAAGGACGACATCTTCTACTTCGTCTACGGGCTGCTGCACTCCCCCGACTACCGCACGACGTACGCCGCCGACCTGAAGAAGATGCTGCCGCGCATTCCGAAGTTGAGTGCGGCATCCGATTTCTGGGCATTTGCGAAGGCTGGGCGCGAGTTGGCGGACCTGCACCTCGAGTACGAGAGTGTCGAGCCTTACCCGCTGGAGATAGTGGTTTCGAGACGGCCGCGGGCGGCCTCCTCAACCACCAATGCCGTGGCACCATCGCTGGTTGAGGAGCGCCGCGAGGAACGAGCGGCGCGTCTCGAAACCCCCGCACCAAATCCTTCGGCGAGCGACCTCACCGGCGTCGATCTCCGCGTCGAGAAGACGCGATTCGGCGGCAAGGCCGGCGCGTGGGACAAGTCCACGATCCGCTACAACGACCAGATCACGCTGAGCGGGATTCCACCCGAAACTCACGAGTACCTCCTCGGCTCCCGCTCGGCGCTCGAGTGGATTCTCGAGCGCTACCAGGTGAAGACGGACTAG